A segment of the Trifolium pratense cultivar HEN17-A07 linkage group LG7, ARS_RC_1.1, whole genome shotgun sequence genome:
taaataatgacattgaaggtacatgacaactatgagttgaatgtgtgttgtctcatccttattggtctatgtaattcttgtccaaacactcttgatacacctgattagatgatgccttgagaaattatcatgttgcacatgcttgatcattaactttgtccaaagaggaaagtcacttttcttccaattattccttgccttaattgttcatgaactgttgtgatcttgtgagttaaaaccaagataaagtgcttctttgtcttgtatatggttgacttaatgaaataactgcttttgcatttattcttgttcatgaggagaatgttgcaattaaaccagagatcattctcagactgatcctgaagcttctctttttgccaaaacataatgaatatcattgagattagaagcttaattgttcctgactaattaaaacactcaagagcacttgttagataacaatgagatcagaattacatttaaaatataattaagatgtttgttatctttaaaacatcaaattgggattttgcattttgcctcaacagaTGTTATTAGCTCTTTATTTGATCATCAGACTGTCAAGAAAATTGTAAAAACGCCGTTGGTGCAGCAGGTCAATACTGACAAATTGGTATGGAAGGCTGAAAAGAAGGGGAATTATTCGGTTAAAAGCGCGTACCGCTTATGTGTCGATGAGCTAATCGATAATTCTCATCTTAAACTGCCCGGTTATTGGTCAGGTATATGGCGACTCAAAGTCCCTCCGAAGGTTAAAAATCTAGTGTGGCGAATATGTCGTGGTTGCTTTCCAACCCGGGCTCTGTTGCGAGATAAAGGAGTACATTGTTCACCGAATTGTGTTGTGTGCGACAATAATTATGAGGATACAGAACATATCTTGTTTACTTGCCCTTTATCTACCGATGTTTGGCGGGCCGCTGGGCTATGGGATAAAGTCGAAAGCGCTGTGAACGAATCAAATCATGCTGTTGATGCAATTTTTCTGCTGTTACAACAGTTAAATGAGCAAGATGCTGCTCAAATGGCTGGTATATTGTGGAGTTTGTGGAAACATAGGAACGTGAGGTTATGGCAAAATACAGTAGAAACATGTGCTCAAATTCTGGACCGTGCCTTTCACTTAATTGAGGACTGGAAGCAtgctaataataacaacaagCACATGCAGCAAACAATTTCCACCGTGActgcatcaacaacaacaaacgaCGAGCTTGCCACAAGCAATAACAACAGGGTTGATCGTGTAGGGACTGTTTGGAAAAAACCGACAATTGGTAGATACAAGTGCAACATTGACGCGTCGTTTTCGACTCAACAAAATCTCGTGGGCTTGGGAATGTGCATTCGTGATGATGAAGGTCGGTTTGTGTTAGCCAAAACTATGTGGATTTCACCAATATGTAGCGTGGACTTAGGTGAGGCATTAGGACTCTTTCATGCCATCAATTGGGTTCATGACCTTCAACTCCAAAGGGTGGATTTTGCACTTGATTCAAAAATAGTGGTTGACTATTTCCATAAGGGAGGACCCAATATTACTGAGTTTGGGGATGTGTTGAATGAATGTATTCGTAGTTTTAAGTCATATTTCGAAAACTCTCGTGTTGAGTTTAATAGGAGACAAGCGAATGAGGTAGCTCATGCTTTAGCCAGGGTAGCCCCATCTATAGCTCGCTCCCATGTTTTCATTGATGTACCGACATGTATAAGACATttaattatgaatgaaatgctataagcatccttttataaaaaaaaaaaactatttatgaGAGGAAACTTTCCCTTCTTGCTGAAGTGATAATTTTCTATCACATTCCATTTACCCCGTCCTATTTAAACCATGTGATTTGTCGAGTATTTATTGGCCGCGTATAGTAATTAATGGACTTGCTACAATCATTGTGAAATCAGCGACTAACAAATAAGTACATTACAACTCATCCCAGACACAACAGATAAGCATAAATAAGGATACGAACAATAGCCTCTCCAACGGACACTTAGCTATATACAATGTAAAAGAAAAAGACATtgacaaataaaattttagccTCAATCCAGGTAAATCCATCATTGATTATCTCCATGAAAAATCACAAGGTAACAATCAAGGTCAGTTAAAGTATCAAGTATTGTCTATACCTCCGAAGAAAACTTCCAACAGTATCATCATACTAACAATTTCAGTTCACTTATAACTCAAAATTCTccaattattaaatgaaacaaacaaaacctAATATTTATCCATACCCAACAAACAATAATTagttattactattttttaacaataataaaacaCTTGATTAAGAAATAACATATATTTAGATACTCAGTGAAGTGTAGGCACAATCCCAGAAGGATGCTTCTTTAGATCTACAGGTTGGCTCCCTTGATCAGCCATCAACcctaatatataattataaacaataaattaaattaaccttAATCAATcattacaaaaacaaattattcaCTTTTATCTCATCACAGAAAGGATCAATTTATATCTAAAATCAATTTAGGGTTAAAAAAAACAGCAATCAATCGAAGAAAtagggttttcaattttcaatttatatctACCTTTTATGTATTATGAATGATGATTTAGATCAAAGGGAACCTTGATTTTTGGAGagaaaaaattagggtttgtgTCTGTGAAAAAGAGCGCCAAGAGTTTGAAGAAATGATTCTTTTATAGGTTGCGGTCTACCATTGTATTTATAGGCGTGTGAATTGGATCGGGTTAGCATGTTGGGCTTTTTTGTGTGATAATGCccgaaaaaataaaagatatttatgtttttttatcaaatctTGTTTCgacttttttttgtattttttttttgttttttgcccttcattaaattaatttatgaataattcAAGAGATTTTAGATGAGATgacattaattttatatataaaaaaaaagttagtaataaGTTGTAGATTAGAGTTTCTATAGCCACACTCCATTTTCAAAATGAGATTACGACCTCTTTGTTTTGgctatttttaaaatgaattttatagtgttacataattttgtgtaatttttttttataaagaaacttttaaaaaaaagcttcaaatgaaaatttggtttgaatagttgttcttaaaatgttattttaggatttaatcattttattgaaaaaaaatttggatatcAAATGTCTTAGGGTCTGTACGGCAAGCcaaaaaagctagcttatagcttatgtcTTATGGCTTATAAGTTAAAACACGtgtttggtaacagtctttTAATAAAAGAGCTTATAGGTTATTTTAatgacttatagcttattttccagaaactatttcaagtagcttccgagcttatagcttctaacttatcattttttctttcaattttacccttataaTTTTATcgtaaatataattttatcctttaaaatttattacaattgaaaacaaaataagtaTGTTATAtactgtattatttttttacgcttgtccatatttttattcttgaaatGTTGCTGTAAGTACCCCTATATTTTCACCGTTTTATTTTTACACTAGTATTAATGTATCATTACTTTTGATTTatccttttatatatatatatatatatatatatatatatatatatatatatatatatatatgttacttCATATAAGGAAATTGCTTGTTATTACCTGTACGTAtctatatttattataaaaaactaaaaaaatgttaaataaatgtttattttacataatttgtttgttataaaacctaaagaatgtttttttaaagcaaaaataaaataaacctaAAGAATGTTATgtttaatcttttttataaagtataatcattgaaataaaaataaatttaaaacaaaatttctaagaataaaatttaatttaataatatataaaagatatattaaattaataaatttaaataactaaCTTTAACTTTGAAGTatcttaaataataattaaatatagattttatataaaaaaaaatacaagaggttttattatatattaagaatgattttttatgtcattttacgtTTATCAGTCGGCTGAACTGCCAATTTAACAAAGACTTCAATTAGCTTATCAGTCATAAGTCATCAGCCATCGGCTATAAGCTATCAGACattagctataagctataagttagcttatcagCCAACCACTATTTTCGCCAAACAAAGCCTTACTActtcagtaatttttttttttttactaaactcaGTAATTTATTTAAGAGTTTATTATGTGCTGATTTGGatcacttatttttatttttgagcttatacgaaataacttatgcaaataaataaatttttacttattCTTATAAGTTTGTGAAGattgtttatgaaaaaaatagtttataaagatacaattttcgtTAGTTAGAAGttttgaattaacataaaaacttattcaaactatttttcaaaatttcaaaaataatacaGAGGCCATATATACCAGTGACACATTAAGTACTAGTACACTGCAATGCGTGTTGGATACGCCACCGTTTGGCTTGAACGAGGAAGAAGTAGATTTACTACCCGCCGCACGCTATAAACCTCAAGGGTTTTAGTTTTATCCCCATTTTATCAAAAACCCTACAAAACtgttgagaataatatgcctaaatatcttctgaaaatcttaaatttaaatattatttagatttatatttaaaatatgataatattaggttttatgatttatatttctatttaaaatatttaagatttgtttagaatttattataggattagttttgttttaaaaatatatgatttgttttttatgtagctctatatatagagtcataaacataatgaataaaacaagaactttagtattcttcatataaccctatatttgaggagagttttctccctaaatttatatctcacaaaattccgcaatacaaaaacacaaaaaactatATCAAAACCACCATTCTTCTACCACCACCATGCCTCGTTTCTCCTTGCCGCGTCTCCTCTCCTCCACCGCCACTTTCCACCTCCGTCACTTCTCAACCAATTCAATAGAACGGCTGCGTAACGTTTGGATCTCAGGACTCATTGATCCTGCCAAGGTAACCGTTTCAGAGAGGTACATGTTGTACACAGGTCAGATGAAAAAAATGGAAGACGCTAGAATTAAAAGTGAGAGGAGAGATAGGTATCTTCAGGTTGGGATAGAAAAAGGGCGACGTGACAGAGCAATGGGTATTATAGAAGATTTTTCTCCAAATCAGGCCAATCATGTCTCGGCAGATATCACTTTCTTCAACTGGAAAAACCATAAGGTAGTACCTATAATATCTACCTTTcatgtattaattatttttgaaatggcaaatatattattataaataatcaCGCCCCTCTGATAACATTGTGCATAAGAAAAGTCAAGAATATTCTTCTTGCTTGCATCATCATTGATGGAATGGTAGTAAACTGATATATTCTTGAAGCATTAAGTAAATGTTTTATATGgtttatttctttaaaatttgtccTTGCAGATGAGCGTAATTAATACACCTGACTATTTCCCCGATGAGGTTGAGGTTGAGCATGCTCTGCGTGCCTTTGACAGTGCCATTCTTGTTCTTTGTAGTGTTGGTGGGGTGCAAAGCTACTCCGTTACTGAGAATATGCAGCATATGATAAGATATGACTTTCCAAGACTTGTATTTATCAACAATGTTGATCAGAAGGGAGCAAATCCGTGGGAAGTTTTAAATCAGGTAAAATTCATATTAATGGATTCGAGGTTATCATAGACTCATATGTTGTTTATACTAGATAGCAGCCATGACAACTGCATCTGCTAAATGCGGCTTGTTAAGAATCAtggaatcgaagggataaagatcatagatgtcggcaagatagagtgcataagagtattcatgaggaagatactcatagaaattcatattgaatgaatatagattgataaaagaatgagtaaaatgtaCAGTAGAGTAGtttatttataggactattgggagtaactaactcctaactaactttctaatcTTCTAACCAACTTGGTAACCTATCAACTAACTCCAGTTGATTaactaactatctatattcttaacagcctccctcaaactcaacattggaaaatttaccaatttgagtttgaattacaGTGCTAAACCCaaataacaaagaaacaaaaccatTGAATAACCATTGCTCACTTTAAACTGATGTGAACCAATGAATACCAAGAACTAACATAAATCTGCACAACTAGTCAGACATCTCCTTAAAACCACCAGATGAGATACCTTTGACAATGATGGAGAGTTGTTGATCTAGTTTTGCAACCTCACTTAGAATTCACGGCTTTTCTTCCAAGTTACATCAGCTCAGTGTTATAGACTCATTACTTCCAATCATAAAGCTATCACTCAAATTGCTTTATTTGAACTTGCACTAAAGAATCCTACTAAGTCACTTTAGGTGGGTAACAATCTCCACTGTAGTGTAGCAGCAACAAAGAGTGACAACAAACAATTTGTAGCCCTCATCAAGCCAAAATAATCTTCATAAGCACAACACTATCTTGATCAATCTGCCATTGAAAACAACTTTGATGCTCCATCTTTTCAAAAATACCAAGCCACATCTAATTTTGCAAAGATTCAATCCAAAATTCTGGTCTCAAAGGTTCCTCAATGCAGAAATTGACACAGTAATTGTTGAGTAAAAAccatagaaaaattgatacaaaatATAGGGAATGCATCTGAATTCTGGAAGCAGAATTATTTGTAGCACATCTCATAGCTTATCATATGCCACAACCAATATGAACTTGTACCAATTAGTGTTCAACATGTTGCACAACCAAAACTGAACAATTGTGTAGGACTGACTTCTATATTATAAtagcctccctcaaactcataGTAAGAGAATTCTTAGTATGagtttgaaaaacaaaaaccaaacagAAAATGACAAAAGCATCAGCAATTGCAACTGCCAGGATTATAGAAACTGCATCAACATTCTCCCCCTTAGCTGCAGAAAATCAACCTCAAAATGGTTGAATCTCAAGAACTCCAAATACGCATCATTTTCAAAACAGAACAATGGCCTTACTATTTGGTTTCTTTCTTGCAAATTCCATATTACAACAGCAACACCATACACAGCCAGTCATCAGAAAAATACCGCTCAAAATTTTCTTCAATCTTTATATAAGAGCAACTTGATCCCAAATAAACCAATTGAAAGCACAGAAACTAAAGGATTACTCATGTAATTCTAAAACTGACTAAGCATGAGAAAGAACAATTGGTTGAAATAAGAAAGGGAAAATTGTTTTCCGAAGTTCCACCGGGATCGAAAGGGAAGAGTGAAATTGAATCGAAAATTGACGAAAATGAGAGCATAATAGCATAACTGTAAATCTCTAACATAATTCCACCGGGATCAAAATCAACGATGCACTCATCATGTAGTTCGAAAGGCCAAACCTGATTGTTGTTTGCGGTGCTACTGATATGTTGTTTCTGTTTTCCGACGTAGAACCAAGAAGCGAAAGGCCTTATGGCGGCAACACCGTAAACAGATCCATAGCATAGAGGAACTCTACCTTTGATAAGATTCTCCGACTTCTTGATTTCTGCAGAAACGCCAAACTCAGATTTGCATTCGTTCAATCCTTTGATTGCTTCAGAAACCAAAATTTCAGAATCAAGATTCTTCGATTTCTCGTCGTCTTCCGAAGCTGCAAACGCAGATTTATTGTTGCAACTTGAAGCAACAAGAACACAAGCAATTTCCCCGATCTTGATGGTGAATCCATCAATTGTTGGCTTGATTGGAGTGATTGAAGCGAATTGAACGGCGGAAAAATCTGAATTCCCAAAACTGCCAAAACAAATGTGATTGCAGATTGTTGAAGATTGAGCTTCTGATGCAGAAACCTCCATAGCTACATCATGAGAAAGagcttcatcttcatcaatggCTGAATCGAAATCGGCAGCGGAATCTTCATCCCTTGGGtatcgctctgataccatgttaagaatcatggaatcgaagggataaagatcatagatgtcggcaagatagagtgcataagagtattcatgaggaagatactcatagaaattcatattgaatgaatatagattgataaaagaatgagtaaaatgtaCAGTAGAGTAGtttatttataggactattgggagtaactaactcctaactaactttctaatcTCCTAACCAACTTGGTAACCTATCAACTAACTCCAGTTGATTaactaactatctatattcttaacacGGCTCACCGCCAGAAGACGTAATGCTGAACCCTACATCTGCAACGCCATTCCACAGTCGCTGGCTATAGCGGTGCGATTGACAACACAGATTCCAGGTTTTGGACTATGTTGTTAATCCAGGATAATGGAGTAGAGCGGAcacattgtttttattttgtatcgCACATTGCAATCATGCGACTTCAAACTGTTATTGATAACATaggttttataattttattgctatttaaacaattttgtgttgtttataaaGAGAACTTTGGTAACATCTTTGTagaaaaaatttgaattcaaaactacaaactttaaataaaaaattgtatttaataataatCTTGTGATTTTGTCTATATTCTATACACATAGAGTCTAACTTACATTTAGATTTAGAATcctataaaatttaattattattgacCTTGggcatttttataattatttccCAGTTTTACTGCATAATTCAGATCGTTGTTTTTATTTCTAGgccattttgtttttatttttcaggCAAGTTTCATGCATGGTCATGATGTTGAAAGTGCTGCAATCCAAGTTCCAATAGGCTTGGAAGATGATTTTAAAGGACTTGTTGATCTCGTGCAATTAAAGGCCTACTATTTCCATGGTTCAAATGGGTTTGTTACCGGAACTTTTGCATTGGTTATACCCATGATTATTCTTCAAATTACTCAATTGTTTCTTATTGCAGAGaaaatgttgttgttgaagaagtTCCTGCAGACATGGATTCCTTAGTGTCAGAAAAAAGGCGTGAACTTGTCGAAACTGTGTCACAGGTGGACGATAAACTTGCTGAAGCTTTTTCTAGTGACAGGCCTATATCAGCAGCTGACCTTGAGGTGTGTGGGTTACACCGTTTTTCCCCCCTTTCATACGAGTTTGCATATAATTATTTGGTTTTGCATTTAGCGAAGATTTGTCATATGTTCTTCGTTTGAAAAATAGTTTATCAACCTATTATCTTGAAGAGTTGAGGATGTTGAAGTTTGATCATCCTAAATGTGTATCAACGAAAAAACAAGCACATACATTTCATTTTCTAATGGTACAAAATGTTGTACGGGTCTCGCATATCAAGTGAGAGGATACTTtattgtgagagatgagagggTTAAATATTAGCCACAAGATTAAAAGCAACGGCTGTTTCTTGTGCCGCTCCTTGTTTCTTCTCATCTTTTCACTAACAACGATTTGTCTTCTTGTTCTAATACTGGTGTGTGTGCGTTGGTTCTCTGAAACCTTCGTTTAGAGTCCCACAAAAAATTCCTATTCTCAACTCACAGCGTTTGCTCTTTGTTCTTCTCCAATCTGTTCTTCTCCCATCCACTATTATCAAACCCCTTTTTGGTTTTTAGAAATTCCTTTAATAGTAATAtgattctaaaattttacatgacaagttttataattgattaattatatgTATTTGTAAAATCAAGAACCATTTGGTTTTATGTTtgcactgttttttttttataacttcaaTGTTATCTTGAAGTCTTGAATTTGATAAGTGGTTGTTAGTTGTTTATGAAATTGCGATTGAGACAAATGATATATTTTCATTCAATTAAGTCTATGGTTCTTGTCAGATATATCAATAatcttttgaagttttatttaattttgttattttgtgtgtgtgtgtgtgatacATTTTCTCTACCAATGTTCTACCATATGCTGTCACACCATCAACCATATGTTTATGGCAGATTTTGGCTCGCCACAATAATTCACCATCAACAACACTGAGGAggcatatatattatatacactAATATTGACCGGTATTCTCTCTTCGGTTTTGAGATGAAGTTGAATAACAAATTCTTGATTCAAATCCATTTTATGAATGTATTACACGTTAGGGTTAGATTTAGATCCTTCGGAAAACCCACTTTTTGTCGATGCACCTCTGAAGGTAGTTGCATTTTAAGATATAGTGTGATATCTGAAAGCCAGTTGTTACTTTCCCCCTATCCCATCACCACAACCTATTTTGTAAatagttttctttttgttattattgTGTGTGCAGGAAGCAATTCGTCGGGCCACCATAGCACGAAAATTTATACCAGTATTCATGGGTAGTGCTTTCAAATATAAGGTAAGCTTCTTTGTTGTATTGTCTTGACCTTCATTCCTCCCCTTTCTTTCTCCGGGAGTctcttttctttaatattaaCTCATTAATATGATTATGGTTTAATTTAGTTTGGGTTTTCCAGAGAAATCACTTTGGAAATTGAATTCACTTGTAGCATTCTTAGGGCGATGATGGCTACTAGTGGTCCATGACCAGTCATATGTTGGATTCAAGCCCAAAGAGACCTATTATCTACTTAGATTTATACTCGAAGGAAGAAAGTTCGGTCAGGGAGGACGAAGAGTTAGTTGTTAGGTTGAGTTGGTTGGCCAGTTAATTACTCCTAGCTATGGGTTTATAGTTAGGAATGGGGGAAAGTGAGGGCCAAATTTCTGTCATTAGTTTGTTGATAGAGAATCAAAAGAGCTTTGTGGGTCTACTTAGGGTCCTTTCTTTATACACGATTCTCTTATTTTGGCTGGAGTTGGCGATTACAAATGGTGAAACATGGAAGAAGTCTAAAAATCCTCCATTTTTAGCTGCTATTTCCACCATAAAACTCCATAGTGGGCCATCCTTTACAAATTAGCCAtcgattttcattttttgaaatgGCAAAATTTATTAAGCAACTCAAACACAAGAAGAAGTACAAGAGAAGCTAAGCAATAGAAAGAACTACCAACTACAGCCCCTACACAACCACAAACAAACACACGAGCCACTCGCCTAAAAACAAATAACAACACCCTTCCACAAACTAACAACTAAAAAGAAAGCCAACATGGCAATAACTCAACCAGACACAAAACTGATGGCCtggaacaaaaacaaaagccACCTCCTTGCGCCACAAATTGGCCACagtggttttaaaaaaaatccttcGATGCAATTAGCCATGGCCACTATTTGATAAATTGAGTTTGGCTTGAACAATACATACAAGCTAACTCTTAATAGTGTTTTATCAgtcttataatttttattttctgttgTTTCTGGTACAGGGCCTACAACTACTTTTGGATGGTGTACTTAATTATTTGCCGTGTCCATCCGATCCTAGTAATTATGCTCGCAACCAATCTAAGAATGTGGAAATGGTACCAAATTCAAAGAAACAGGTAAATGAGATTATTTGAATTGCCCGAGAGAAAATTACGCTCAGCCTTTgttatttataaccaagtgaaaaCATTCAAATATATAATCAAATACCTTGATTATAGGGAAAAATAAACTAAGAAACCTAATCCTATTATAGATATATTTTCTCAACAGAATATAATTCAAATCTATATCTTAACAGAAACTTTATCCTTTGTTATCTTTGATTTTCAGAAATCGCAATTTGAGCTTTTAATTTGGCGGCCAATTTCTTAAATCCTTAATGTTTATGATGTTGAAAATTGCATATAATGTGTTCTACATCATAAAacataattcattcattcataaacAGAGAAGATCAATATTATACTTATTAGTACATGTGCAATAACATGGTTGTTATGCTGTTTTTTAATCTACTAAAAAGAATAATATTGGGCTATTTTAACAGGATGAACTTGTGGCATTGGCTTTCACATTGAACAGAAAGTATGCTCCAATAACATACCTAAGGtacttagtaaaaaaaaacatatctaTTTCAAATTGTTTGTTTTGTCTTATATATACTACCTTTGGTGGCTATTAttagcaacaacaaaaaaatacaagatTTAAGTCATGGTcacaattataaattaaatttaattacttttacACTATTTAATGCtattattcctaatataccTTTCATTTAATTCAAAAACATTTACTGCAGGTAGTTGAGTGAGTTTTTccacaaaatataaaaaagaacaatttagtaaatttgactATGTTTTGCATGAAATctagaaaattattttcatttaactGAACTTCTTAATCACTGTGAAGATTCTGTCTACAATTATTGAACAGTTGGATTGATTTAATTTGTCTCCTAAATAGAGATATTGAAGGTGTAAGTATGTTAAATTTGACATACAGTGTCAACGGATCTTGACTCATaatatgtattattattttttttattgtgaaagAATCTATGAGGGTGTCATTCGGAAGGGAGATTCTATTACAAATGTTAACACTGGCGAGACGTTCAAAGTAAGTTTAACTCTCTTCACTGTTCTAGTTTGATTGCATTGGTCTTGTGCATATGGTAATTTGCTTTGTGGATCTGCTTTTCTTTTTAGCTACAATCTTGGTGTTTTGTTActcaatttgttcattttacaTAAATGTATGACTCAGTTCAAGATTGCATTTATATAATCTACAATTATAGCAGTTGTCATTAAATTTTTGCTTGGGAAGAATGAATAACAAAAATATACATAATTAAGGAACTTTCAATATTAATTTATGCTCAGATTATCCATTTCTTACTAGTCCATAGATTCAAGTCTCTAACATAGGGCATGGATTCAAATTCTTACTATTTTTTCAAGAAACTTATCCGACAGAGAAGTATCTATTTAACCATACTTTGTTTTTGAATCATACTTCTAAATTTACACTCTTGCATATTAAGGTCTTGTCACCTCATTTTGtacttttttctaaaaatattgtCCTCTTGTGTTTACTAATTTAATGAGGAATGAAAAATGATTGAAAGTAATACCCCGTGGTGTGCGCTCATAAGATCATATATTCATTTCTCTGTTTTCATTTACTGTATTTTGAGACACAGACTAGTTATTTTGTGGCTGAAGCCTTTCTTTTCTGTAAATGCAGGTTCCTGGTTCGATTGAGATACGGCAAGATGACATGGGGGTTAGTTTTTAGATTTTCACCATGATTCGTGGATCTTCCCATTAAATTGATTGTCTTCGgattgcatatttttttttagaataagaACTTCGTATAATTGTTCTTACACT
Coding sequences within it:
- the LOC123897481 gene encoding elongation factor G-2, mitochondrial-like; the protein is MPRFSLPRLLSSTATFHLRHFSTNSIERLRNVWISGLIDPAKVTVSERYMLYTGQMKKMEDARIKSERRDRYLQVGIEKGRRDRAMGIIEDFSPNQANHVSADITFFNWKNHKMSVINTPDYFPDEVEVEHALRAFDSAILVLCSVGGVQSYSVTENMQHMIRYDFPRLVFINNVDQKGANPWEVLNQASFMHGHDVESAAIQVPIGLEDDFKGLVDLVQLKAYYFHGSNGENVVVEEVPADMDSLVSEKRRELVETVSQVDDKLAEAFSSDRPISAADLEEAIRRATIARKFIPVFMGSAFKYKGLQLLLDGVLNYLPCPSDPSNYARNQSKNVEMVPNSKKQDELVALAFTLNRKYAPITYLRIYEGVIRKGDSITNVNTGETFKVPGSIEIRQDDMGVPRTCVMRIDDFGIPYWNSVRNDEAIHEVHAGEIVALHDVNSLSGSTFLFSQSICCIS